From the Lemur catta isolate mLemCat1 chromosome 1, mLemCat1.pri, whole genome shotgun sequence genome, the window acaaaatgggaggtattaatttaacagacttcaaactatactacaaggctgtggttattaaaacagcttggtattgacacaagaacagggacacagaccagtggaacagaactgagaatacAGATATacaaccatcctcatatagccatctaatctttgacaaagcaaacaaaaacatacactggggaaaataatgcttattcaataaatggtgctgggaaaactggatagccacatgtagaagactgtaACAGGACTCAcaactttcacctctcacaaaaatcaaatcacagtggataaaagacttaaacctgaggtgtgaaactattagaattctagaagaaagtgtgggaaagactcttacagacattggcctaggcaaacaatttatgacaaagaccccaaaggcactcacagcaataacaaaaataaataaataaatcagacctgattaaattaaaaagcttctgcatagccaaagaaactgtcgtgaaagtaaacagacaacctacagaatgggaaaagattttcacatgctacacatccgataaaggactgataactagaatctatttagaactctggaaaatcagcaagaaaaatcaaacaaccctatcaaaaagtgggcaaaggacatgaatagaaatttttcaaaagaagacagaagaatggccaacaaacatatgaaaaaatgctcaacatctctaatcatcagggaaatgcaaatcaaaaccacaatgaaatatcacttaactccagtgataatggcctttatcaaaaagtcccaaaacaataaatgttggcatgaatgcagagagacaggaacactcatacactgctggtgggactgcaaactagtgcaacctctgtggaaagcaatatggagatacctcaaagagctacaagtagacctaccatttgatccagcaatcccactattgggcatctacccaaaagaacaaaagacattctataaaaaagacatctacacccgcatgtttataccagcacaattcacaattgaaaagatgtggaaacaacccaagtgcccatcaatacatgagtggattaataaaatgtggtatatgtataccatggagttctattcagccgcAAAAACCAgtagtgatctagcacctgtattttcctggatagagctggaacccattctactaagtgaagtatcccaagaatggaaaaataagcaccacatggactcaccatcaagttggtttcactgatcatcacctaagagcacatttaagaataacattaatcgggtgtcaggcagatgtgggtggggaggggatgggtgtatacatacataatgagtgcgatgcgcactgtctgggggatggacatgcttgaagctctgactcggggaggggtgcaagggcaatatatgtaacctaaacttatgtacccccataatatgcttaaataataaaaaaagaataataggtAGAATAGGAAAGCTAGGTTATTTCCTGGTTTTTCCTCCAACTTCATTATTTCACTGAGAAGAGATTCTCTGAAGATCAAAATTAATATCTCgtagccaagcacagaaagacaaatctcgcatgttctcactcatatgtgggagctaaatattaaagaCAATTGATCGCATGGAGACAAAGAGGAGGATGACGGTTACCAGACGCTGggaagggtggcagggagggtgagataaagtgggaatggttattgggtgcaaaaatatagttagatagatagaatgaacaatgtttgatagcacaacaaagtgaccatattcaggatatattttaaaataactaaaagagtggaatcagaatgttcccaacacaaaaaatgataaatgcctgaagtgACGGATgacccaattaccctgatttgattaattcacattgtatgcctgcatcaaCACATCACATAGACCCTATAAAAATACACAACTATTCTGtaccaataataattaaaaattttaaaaagataacattgTGTGCAAAGGTGTccatgctaaaaaaataaataaataaacaatattttcacATCCCCTTCTTTCACAGGAGGACAAATGAAGACTGTTCAATTATCTGACACAATTGTTTGGATGTAGATCCTCCAGAATGTTCAGTTATCCACCACAGTGCTCTCACACCGTCCCAGAACTGAGAGTTGGAAAATGCTTTTTGCTGTCCTCTGGGGATCATTCTGGTCTCAAATTCTCTAGATCCCATGGCTGTTAATTTTCTCTCTGACAAAAAGGGGAGATGAAAAAGAAGCTTTCTGATGCAACATCGTCCTCCAGAGTCTCCCTACTCAGAAAATTTTGTCAAAAACCTTATAAACTGAGGCAGATTCATTAAGCAAAGTCACTGGATTCCAGGGAGGTTTGATCAAGGAGGCATCCCATAACATGGACAATCGAGGTATATAataggggtggagagaggaggtCTCTAGGATCCTGGCAAGTAGAAGTGGGAGCCAGGAACCCCACTGTTAGGGGGACTCTCTAAAATCTAGGCGTGATGTCAGCAGAGATATTGATGCAAGCAACACCCGAGGAGCTGGAGGTTTGATGTTCATGTCATGATCATGCCTGGTTGAGGTATATGCAGGCATTTGGAGGGGAAGAGAGATTCTATCAGTTTGTTGATGTTCCCCTCCTCACAGGTGGGCATCTGAGCATTTCACCAAGTCCTCAGAGGAGGTCACCTTTTTAAAGTCCGTGCTTGAATTCCATAGCAGCTGCTGGAGTGGGAAGACTTCCAGCACTTGGCAATTGCTGGGAGGTTAGACCTAGGACGTGGTGCCTGGCAAATCTCAGAGACACCTTCAGCTGCCCTCTAGGGGCAGCCAGGAACAATGACTCCCTGAAGCAGTTTTCAAACATCAAATCAGATTACCTTGGAGGGCCAAACAGAAATACCCAAAGCTCAGTTCAACTGGCGAAGAAGACAGAATTATCTGACTTGGAATCGATCAGAGGGAGATTCAGTTTCCAGCTCCGCCAGTCAATTCCTTTGTCACCTTTAGACCCCTGTCACAACATTCAGTATTTCCCTCATGGATTTCCTTCATTGAGCAAATGCTTCTGGTGTACTTGTGCCTCATGGGAAAGAGGGTTgaatagacacacacaccccctaaAAAAAGGGAAATGCTTTGTGAACTGGGCTATCAaggaattgtttttcttattattactaAACTAGAAAAGGCAGACAAAGACATAACTGTAGTGTGACTTTCATGGGCTGGGAAGACACCCTTACCTCCATGGGCTCCTTCCTccaaaaacataatattaaaagttatattttcagCTGGTTGTTTGTAGAAAGATACTTCTACTCCAAGCTGGATAGAATCAtcttttttattctgaatttaaaagaaattaaaacctttttGTGGGCCCTCAGTTTCCTGTGCCTTATGAAGAAGGGGCTCCATCATGGACGGAGGATGCTGTGAAGGTTTTATTTACAACAGGGTGTCAACTAACCCTAATGCTTCTTCTCTCACCTCTCATTTTTAGCAAAGGGCATCAGATCTTCAATGCAAGCAGCaatgaaaaaagtggaaaaaggaGGAGTTTGGGGCTCTTCATCCTAAGATACCAGACAGCAGATTTAATACAAAGAAGTTATCCAGCCAGGCTCAACCTAAACCAAGATCTGTCTGTGTCCAGTCCTGCCTGCCTGACTGGGGAAGGTGGGTTTAGTGCAGGGAAGCATCTTTCCCTAAAATGTCCTGAAGGAATAATATGTCCCAGGGCCAAGACAAACCATGACATAAGGGGATCGCAATCCTATTCAAGAAGCTACTTGCAGGAGATTCTAAAATGCAGTGCTTTCAGGAAGGTGCTTCGTTGTAGATGCATCATTAACAGAGAGGCCACCTGAATTTCTGGAAGGAAAGGTGAGGCCAGTGAAACACAGGGTGAAGTGTgtgagaggaagaagggagactTTTACCAGGAAGACATTAAAGACATCCCAGATTGTCTCCAAAGGCAGAGGACACAATATACCAGGGCCGGTGGTATGGGTGCACACAGTGTCCCTGGCCAATCAACACTTCTTGGAGGTAAACCAGAATGAGTCGACCTGCATGGTATCTTCTCAAGACAGAGCCTGAAAAACTGTTGATCCATCAGGTTACCCATCAGCTGAAAGGACCACCATGCCAGCGCTGGGTGAGTGACCAGGGGCGTACCAGAGCAAACACATCAAAAAGACCATGCACCCTATGTCTGGTGAGGTAGCTTCAGCCCCAGGCTGGGGAGTAAGACAATCATTAAACACAGGAGCTAAACACAACATGATTGGAGCAAGAGAACTAAAGTTTTCCTGGGGAATCAGGTCCTTCATGGTCTATTACAGTTCTGGTAGCAGAAAGTCAGATGTGAAGGGGAAAGCAGGAACTCTGGATTGACAtcagctgttatttaaaaatttatttcttggccaggcacagtggctcacacctgtaatcctagcactttgggaggccaaggtaggaaaATCGTTTCAGTCCCAGAGTTCTAGttcagcctggacaatataggaagacccccatctttaaaaaatacatatttttttaaaaaagtaaataaaatttgattctaCCACTTGTTCGCTGGGTGATCGTGGACTGGTGCCTTAATTTCCTGCCATaaaaaagtaccacaaactggggggCCTAAAATAGCAGGAATGTATTCTCTCGCAGTTCTGAAGGCCAGCAGACTGGGACTGGCAGAGTTGGCCCATTCTGGAGTTTTGGGGAGACAATCCTTCCcatgcctctctcccagcttctggtggctccaggtgtTTCTGGGCTTGTAGACGCATCACCctagtctctgcctctgtcttcacatggtctgcttttctttctttctctgtgtgtccactcttcttcttataaggacaccggtTACTAGATTTGGGGCACACACTAAATCCAGGAGGATTTCATCTCCAGATCTTAACTAACTACATTTGCAAAGGCACCGTtaccaaataaagtcacatttttaCTTTCCAAGTGCACATGATTTGAGGGGACAGGAGGACATTATTCAACCAAGATTAATCAGTTACTCTGCTTCTTGGGAATCTCTGTTCCCTCATCCACACAATGCACACGATAATGACACCTCCTGGTGAAAGAAACCCTTCAACTGAAACCCATCAGCCCTCTCTGACCTTAATGTGGCACGTGGTCTATGGTAAAGGCTTAACAGTAACCAACTTCCTTTTTCACCTTTAAGGATGGGAGTGGGGACATGTGTCCAAAAAGAAGAACCAAGTCTATCATCCACTTGAAAATCCTTTGTCACAGTTCAGAAGGAATATTTGGCTATGCATTGGCCTTAAAGGATGAGGCTTAAAGAATGAAACTTTCTCTAGacagagatgtggaaacagagAAATTCCTCCACGAGGTAAGCTGAGATTGGTTTTGTTAATAGCTCCTTTAAATGTTTATGGAAATGAAATTTCACAGAGAAATCTCTAGTCTTGCATGTGACATGAAGCTCATCTCTGCTGGAACACCGAGTCAATGGGCTCAAGAGACTTCTCAGAGGCTCTATCCAATATCAGAAAAGGGCTGATGAGTTTAAATTAAAGATTCTTTGatcttggcactgttgacatttgggatcagataattctttgccatgggggctgccctgtgcattgcaGCATGTAGAGCAGCATTCCTGGTCTCCATCACTCGGTGCTAGCAGCATCCCTCTGgttgtgataaccaaaaatgtctccagatactgCCAATGTCCCCttgtggggagaaggaggaaaaatcaCCTCTGGTTGACAGCACTGAGTTGGGGTAAGAAGAGAAGAACTGTCATTTCAGGAGAGCTTGGCTGAGAATGAGCTAGAATTGGTCCATTTTTGCCATGTCCCTGGACCAGAGTTATAATGTTGAATAATGTCAATAAAAAGAGCTAATATGTGCATTGAGCAGTCTCACTAAATACCAGATGCTGAGCTAAGTTCCTGGCATATCTTACCATACAAAGGGATATTAGAAGTCACACAGCCAATCCTTTTAATGTTTGCATTTCCTTTACAATATAAATAATAGTTGTTTACTTAAGTCAAGAAACTACCATATGTGGGTCATTGGGCTAAGTTCTTtaattcattatctcatttaatcttcatagtaactcctacaaggatagtgttatttagCCTCACATGCAGGTGGGGAAATGAGTCCCAGGAAGGCTGAATAACTCACCCAAACTCACAAGGCTAGGATGCAGCTGAATTGACATTCAAATCTTGCTGTTTAACCCCAGAGTGCATTCTTTTAACTACATGTCAAACAATCCATACACACCATCTTCCTTCTTGGGATGACCTTGCTTTCTCGGTCTGCCTAGAAAATTATTCCTGCTGATTTTCAATACTCAGCTGAAAGGTCTTCTTCTTTGTGACATTTTTTTCTAACCACTATCACTCCAAGGCAAAGCTGGGCTCTAGACCTCTCCGAGAATCCACAGCACCATGTATATGTCTCTGTTGTTCTCTTTTCATATGGTCCTGAACTGGTTTGCTTAGCTGCTTGCATCCCTGCCAAACTCTAAGTGCTTTGCAGGCCTTGCTAAGGAGTCTTTGTATTTCCAGCCCATCCATTGTTGATTGAATAGGACAGACTCGACCTCATGAAGCTCTACATGCTATTGTTGGGTAGATTTCATTCCTGTAGAATGTTTTGTTCGACAGAACCACAGCTGGCCTGTCTAATTCCCAAGTACAGGTGAAGTGGGCTAGTTAggtctccccttcccttctcataGCAGTTTGTTAGATTTTGACAGCAGCTCTCACCTGTCCAGAAAGACCTCCCTCAACCATGTCATCCAAAGATATTTTCCCTAGCAAGTTCCTATACGATCACTCTGTTtatgttttttacatttatttcaatttaaaaagtatatggtttacttctttcttctctctctctctgcaatgAAACTCTGAGCCTCATGCGTGGAAGCATGACCTTGTTCATCTTTTTCACTACTGtgttccttctgcctccttcAGCGACTCATGCTAAGGAGGAGCTCAATTAACTGTCaccgaatgaatgaatgaatgaatgaatagttggggacaaaaatcaaaatgtgtaGTAATCTAAGAAAGCcttaaggccaggcacggtgctcatgcctgtaatcctagcactctgggaggccgaggtgggtggatcattgagctcaggagttcgagaccagcctgagcaaaagcaagaccccatctctactaaaaatagaaagaaattagctggacaactaaaaatatatagaaaaaaaattagccgggcatggtggcacatgcctgtagtcccagctactccagctactaggaaggctgaggcagaaggattgcttgagcccaggagtttgaggttgctgtgagtaggctgacaccatggcactctagcccggggaacagagtgagactctgtctaagaaagaaagaaagaaagaaagaaagaaagaaagaaagaaagaaagaagagagagagagagagagagagagagagagagagagagagagagagagagagagagagagagagagagaggagggagggagggagggaagacacCGATGAGATGATGGATGAGAAGGGACTGCCCTGACCTAGCAAAGAATATTTGATGTTCTTACTCTCAACCTCACCTTTCAATAAGCAAACTCATGCTGTCCTGAAACACCACTTGCACACATCGCCTCCAATACTGAGAACTTCTGAACTATGTTCTGGACTATTTCAACACTATGAACTTttggactctgtctcaaaaaaaaaagccttaaacTCCAGCTTTAGTGTGACATCGAGGTGAGCAAAACAAAGAGCTAGAGCTAGAGATGGCAGTCAGAGGTTAAGCAAAGGAAAAACATCTTGATCGAGATTCATGATTACAGAGAATCAAGTTAGAGAACCTAAAAGATAACCAAGGTAAGTAGCATCATTGATTTGGGCACCAGAGGACCTTAAGTAGTCACCCACCCAACAGGGACCCTTCCTGGTTTTCAAATAGACCAACTTCTTTGGGCATCTGGTAAAGCAGACCTTTACTGGATCAATCCAAGGTCTACCCTCCTGGTCTGAAAAAGCCAGCTTCCCCTTCCATCTCTCTATTCTCCTCTATATCTCCCCACTAATCATGGCAAGAGATGCTCCTTGCATCCAGAAGTTCTCAGTGTTAGAGGTGACGTGTGCAAATGGTATTTCAGGACAATATGGGTTTGCTCATTGGAAGGTGAGGTTGGGAGTAAGAACATCAAATATTCTTTGCTAGGTCAGGGCAGTCCTTTCTCATCCATCATCTCATTGGTCGTCTTTTTTGTCAACTACATTCAGCAGATTTTTCTTGAGTGCTTAATACGTGCTAAGCATAATGTTCTCCACTCCTGTCCTACAAAATCAAGCCTCAGACAGATGGCTGATATTCTGGACAACTTCTCACACACCTACACTGTAAAGGGACATATGAGTTCCAAACTCGATCACTCATATGTCCTTAAGTCCACGTCCTAAATATCATCCCACCTCTGCCTCATTGCAAACTTTGGCTCTGCTCTTCTCTCACACAATAATTTGGAAACAAGCCCTTGCTCATGGTTctagacttaatttttttaatccaaccTCATCATCCCATATTATCTTGGGCAAGGTCTCCCTACATTACATTCTAGTCTCGTCAGAATCTCATCTTGGTTTTGGCCCCAGGGAATCCGGGGTGTTATGTATTCTGACCTTTCACTTGGGCTGTCTTGTGTTTGCTAGCCTGGGGACAGACAGTTTAACTCCAAGCATTTGTAGATAGTGTTTTTCTGGAGGGGGAAGGCAAGACTTTTAGTTAGAAATGGCAAAATCAGGGCACAATGTTACTGTTCCCCACCTCCTGACCAGAGCAGACATAAGAATCAATTatggcatatttttttcttaatgagcCTGAGCTGCTCATACCCTTTCCCAAGAGACTCCAGACAGCCACCATCAAACAATTGAAGTTAGCATGTAAGATGAAACTAGCCCCAAGGAGACCTCTTGCCAAATGCGCTGTTCTTCCTCCAGGTGAATTATGCCTCCTGGAGGATGGAGGAATCAAATCAATGGCCACAGATTTTATTCTCATGGGACTCTTCAGCCACACAGGGCCACACTTAGTCCTGTTTTCCCTGGTGTCTGCCACGTTCACCACAGGCCTTCTGGGCAACACCGTCCTGCTCTTCTTGATCAGCACAGAATCCAAGCTCCACACACCCATGTACTTCCTGCTCAGTCAGCTCTCTCTGTTGGACATTGGATTTCTACTGATCACCATCCCCAAGATGGCAGCCGACTTCCTGCATGGAGGGGGGTCCATCTCATTCGGGGGGTATGCAGCTCAGATGTTCTTCCTGATGCTGATGGGCATCTCTGAAATTGTCCTGCTGTCTCTCATGTCTTATGACCGCTACATGGCCGTGTGCCACCCCCTGCATTATCCCATGCTCATGTGACATCAAGTCTGCCTGCTCATGGTGGGCACTTCCTGGTTCTCAGGTGTGCTCGTGGCCTCGGTCCAGACGTCCATCACCCTGCGCTTTCCCTACTGTGCCTCACACACTGTGGACCACTTCTTCTGTGAGGTGCCCGCCCTCTTCAAGCTCTCCTGTGCTGACACATCTGCCTACGAGTTGGCACTGTCCATCTCAGCGGTGCTGATTTTGCTACTGCCCATGTCGCTCATCGCGGTCTCCTATGGCCATGTGTTGGCAGCTGTTCTTCACATGCACTCAGCAGAGGCCCAACACAAAGCCTTCACCACGTGCTCCTCACACATCTCCGTGGTGGGGCTCTTTTATGCGGCTGCCCTGTTCATGTACATGGTGCCAGGCACCTACCACAGCCCACAGCAGGACAACGTGGTCTCTCTCTTCTACAGTCTCATCACCCCCACACTGAACCTCCtcatctacagcctgaggaacagagaggttcgGGTGGCTTTGGTCAAGGTCCTTGGCAGAGGTGGCTTCAGGTCAAAGAGATGACCTCTTTGCTGGCAAATTCTTTCAAttacatgagaaagaaataatgcCAATCTCATACAAATTCTCAAAGAGAAGATAGAAACACTTactaacacattttataaaaccagaaaaaccCTGATATTGAAACCCAACAAGGACTTTATAAGaagataaaattagagatcagTATTCCTCATGAACATAGCTGTAAAAAATCCTGCAGAAAATAGTAGCGAAATAACCcatcatatataaaaaagagcatcatgaccaagtgaggtTTACTTCAAGAGTACAAGTTGGATTTGCTATTTGCTATTTGAAAATCTATCAGTATAATGCAGCATAttgacagaataaaagaaaaaagcaagaggtTATCTCAATAGATACTGGAAAATCATTTGACAACATTCAATATGCAGtaatcttaaaataagaaaaactcaaCAAACTATACATAGAAGGAAAATTCTTCAATATAATAAATAGTACATACAAAAAACATACAATCTAACATCAAacataatggtgaaagactgaattctTTCCCCTTTATGACTGGGAAGAAGGCAAGAATGTCTGctctcatcatttttatttaacatttcactGGAGGTTCTAACcattagataagaaaaagaaatagagtcATAAAGATTTCTTCAAACTGTCTTCTTACAGGCAGCCTGGTTGTATACATAGAAACTCAAAAAATCTAcaaactactagaactaataaatgaatatagCAAATGTAGGGGGCAAGTTTAGcctattaaaaatcaattatattccCATGTGCTATCAGCAAATAATTGGcatatgacatttttaaaacaataatatttataatagcatcaaaaaccataaaataacagaaataaatgtaataaatgtgtgCAAGACTTTTacattgaaaaatacaaaaatttttgaaataattttttaaaataaatgaggagATATACGATGTTCATGAATAAGACTCAAAATGATTACAATGTTTATTCTTCCAAAATCAATCTATAAATCTGTATGTTAATCCTAATATAAATACCAACAAGATTTTCATAGAAACTCACAGCCTGAatctaaaatctatatagaaattacaaatgtgaccttgaataaattGACAattgtgaggaaaaaaagagcaCAGTTAAAGGACTCACTACCTAATTTCACAACAAAATAGAGTCCAGAGATAGTCTCACACATATTTAGTCAACTGATTCTCTACAAAGGATCTGCAGTCAAGGGGAAAGGTGAATCTACTCAACAAAGTGT encodes:
- the LOC123639752 gene encoding LOW QUALITY PROTEIN: olfactory receptor 2Z1-like (The sequence of the model RefSeq protein was modified relative to this genomic sequence to represent the inferred CDS: substituted 1 base at 1 genomic stop codon); this translates as MSFFCVPVLYLTESEPCRSEEESEIQIQNGEQLLQSHSQFGELCLLEDGGIKSMATDFILMGLFSHTGPHLVLFSLVSATFTTGLLGNTVLLFLISTESKLHTPMYFLLSQLSLLDIGFLLITIPKMAADFLHGGGSISFGGYAAQMFFLMLMGISEIVLLSLMSYDRYMAVCHPLHYPMLMXHQVCLLMVGTSWFSGVLVASVQTSITLRFPYCASHTVDHFFCEVPALFKLSCADTSAYELALSISAVLILLLPMSLIAVSYGHVLAAVLHMHSAEAQHKAFTTCSSHISVVGLFYAAALFMYMVPGTYHSPQQDNVVSLFYSLITPTLNLLIYSLRNREVRVALVKVLGRGGFRSKR